In the Plasmodium sp. gorilla clade G2 genome assembly, chromosome: 12 genome, atatatatgtatagacatatatatttttttttctgtaaaatattttttatatatagaaacatatataaagtcataaaaaaaaataaataaattaaagacacatatataaacaacAAAATCTTTATCtctacaaatatatttataacataaaaaacgtgttattttttaagtaacaatatcatttgtatatgttatatttcattttaaccaacaaaaaagaaaagaaaaagaaaaattttccTGTGCACCACATTAAAAATTTCGTACAggtaaataaacaaaatataaatgtaaatataaatgtaaatgtaaatataaatttatttatacatatttaacaaacatataattataatattagacATATAACTCGATAATGTATTTGAgagttaaaatatatatatatatatatatattattattacaccCTGttgtatatttgtattacatttatttttttttttattcatgaGTACTATTAAATTctacaatatataatacaattttaaaaaacgtggaatataatatattttatgttatatgaGCTCAAGGATAGAGAAACATGCAAGTGTAAGCAACTATGACTTTACATTCTTTTgatcataaataaatatataacacatatagagcaaaaaaaaaaaaaaaaaaaaaaaaaaaaaataagaaaggAATATTTGttggatatattttttaaaagaatatatttattttacttaGGATGAGTTGAAAAAGACGacattacaaaaaaaaaaaaatagaaaaaataaaataataaaaatatatatatatatatatatatatatatatatatatatgttaattttaCATTTCACATGTTTAAACCATATGCAATAATTTATtggttttttttgttcatttctcaaaaatatatttatatatataataaaaatacaattgTGTACATAATAACAATCCTGTCttgtttttcatttaaatattttttgctACATCCACTTTAACACCCCTTATATCATACTCTGAACGATCTGTAATTTCTGACAGGTCAGAAAATtgagttttatttttatcaattaTGCTTGGACCTCCTTGTTTATGAACACCTGTAAAAGTTGACTTATCGTCAAAAAATCTTACATTATCTGTTTTTGTTCCATATAATATTGGTCCCTTTGATGCCTCTTGACATAATGTATCAACAAATTtatcataatttaatttattcttttctaCAATACATTTAACAGCTTCCAAGAATTGATCATAATTAATTCTTTTGGCTCCTTTACTCTTAACCTTGGCAAATATAAGATCGGCATCAACTGCTGTGAATTTCTTGTTTAACAATtctgaacaaaataaaaataataaaatatataaataaataaataaatatatacataaatatatatatatatatatatatatatatatatatatatatatatattgttccCTTTTGAGTTACAAAaagttttgttttatatattttttttatattactagCATCCTTTAAAATTTTCACAAACGTTCGACTGTCCATATCAGGTAAATTTTTGGTATATACGTAAAATGCGTTTTccatttttatgttatatatatatatatatatatataagtttataaaaaaaataaaaaattcgaATAAGAATCAAAATaaatgtttctttttttttgtttgctTTTTAGAAaggaataaaattaaatataaagtaaaagaaaaatatatatatataaatatatatatatatttttaatatttagaCAAGGGAagacatacatacatacatacatatatatatataattgtataatTAGAGAATTTACAAAATGAGGAAAAGAGAGCAAgctaaaaaataatatttttttttttttttctcaaaaaaattatgtctTGTTCATGTAAAACAAATTGAGAATCTTAATTGTTCAGGAATTATCTgaatatgatattatttaaaaaaaaaaaaaaatagaataaataaatatataataatatattatatatatatatatatatatatatatatatttatgtagtttcttttaatttagtGGAGAAAAGAAATTATCACTACATGTTTTGTAGCTTTTACAAATGgctagtttttttttttttttccttctgAGGGACAAAAAtaagttttatttttttttttttatcattttgttttcaaaataaaaaataaatatatttatataacatttcaGTTTTAATAAAAGTTTATAAAACTTaagaatttatttttgttttttccttttcagTATTATATCTAAATATCATCATGTAAATGAGATGACAAACACTATGTGTGTTGTTGTATagtgatatataataatagggTCATGCAGGTATTGaaatacacataaatataaatatatatatatatatataatatatatttaaattacatattataatatatatacatatatatataatatttatatacatgtatgtatttatttatttatttattattattattattacttattcattatatttattttattttattttattatttattttttttttttttttgtaattaaaTACAAATGAAATACTATTTGAAgtacaaaaaataatgacCATTTTAGTTTTaaatactttttatatattaatgtaatattttttataaggtatattttattttttattta is a window encoding:
- a CDS encoding p25-alpha family protein, putative encodes the protein MENAFYVYTKNLPDMDSRTFVKILKDAKLLNKKFTAVDADLIFAKVKSKGAKRINYDQFLEAVKCIVEKNKLNYDKFVDTLCQEASKGPILYGTKTDNVRFFDDKSTFTGVHKQGGPSIIDKNKTQFSDLSEITDRSEYDIRGVKVDVAKNI